A stretch of the Dioscorea cayenensis subsp. rotundata cultivar TDr96_F1 chromosome 4, TDr96_F1_v2_PseudoChromosome.rev07_lg8_w22 25.fasta, whole genome shotgun sequence genome encodes the following:
- the LOC120259118 gene encoding protein DOG1-like 2 has translation MPALQLGSVWLQQQRLLKDDLNTARTTSNSNIMRDAVSRAMVRYEAYFRARAETVRADPVRFYCEPWVTPLERGTHWIAGWRPSAVIHLLYSESGIRFQAQLEDLLLGIHSGDLGDLSPRQLGRVDEVQRRTIAEEGEIEDELRELQVGLGDLFPVTDADLVEKIRKMEEIIRRADGLRMRTLKDVVDILEPAQAVDILVAAADLEIGMREIGMCWERSR, from the coding sequence ATGCCGGCGCTCCAACTGGGCAGCGTATGGCTCCAGCAACAACGCCTCCTCAAAGACGATCTCAACACGGCACGCACTACCTCCAACAGCAACATCATGCGCGACGCCGTGTCCCGCGCTATGGTTCGGTACGAGGCCTACTTCCGCGCTCGCGCCGAGACAGTCCGCGCCGACCCTGTCCGGTTCTACTGCGAGCCCTGGGTGACGCCGCTGGAACGTGGCACGCACTGGATCGCGGGGTGGAGACCGAGCGCGGTGATCCACCTTCTGTACTCGGAGTCTGGGATCCGGTTTCAGGCTCAGCTTGAGGATCTCCTGCTTGGAATCCATTCAGGGGATCTTGGGGATCTGTCTCCTAGGCAACTGGGGAGGGTGGATGAGGTGCAGAGGAGGACGATTGCGGAGGAAGGGGAGATTGAGGATGAGCTGAGGGAGTTGCAGGTGGGGCTTGGGGATTTGTTCCCGGTGACGGATGCGGATCTTGTGGAGAAGATAAGGAAGATGGAAGAAATCATAAGGAGGGCGGATGGGTTAAGGATGCGGACGCTCAAGGATGTTGTGGATATTTTGGAGCCGGCGCAGGCGGTGGATATTTTGGTGGCGGCGGCGGATCTGGAGATTGGGATGAGGGAGATTGGGATGTGCTGGGAGAGGAGCAGGTAA